In Bradyrhizobium erythrophlei, a single genomic region encodes these proteins:
- a CDS encoding LysR substrate-binding domain-containing protein has protein sequence MVETAERSRAIVAQAALRIAASSNIGTYLLQSMLAEFQAANPIPVDLWIGANPEVAERLKNGRADVALMEWWSDQPGFCEYGWRKEPLVIIVAPDHPWAARNGVEAEELAGQILLGGEPGTGTNTILRKQLGAVAGTAVGGLGNTEAVKRAVRAGRGISLVIAAAVTDEIKAGQLVAVPLSGIELTKELKIISPAGLPEAAPASRFVGHVLSNACSG, from the coding sequence ATGGTCGAGACGGCCGAGCGCAGTCGAGCCATTGTTGCTCAGGCTGCCTTACGGATCGCCGCGTCCAGCAACATTGGCACCTATCTGCTGCAATCAATGCTGGCCGAGTTTCAGGCCGCCAATCCGATACCGGTCGATCTCTGGATCGGCGCCAACCCCGAGGTTGCCGAGCGTCTGAAAAATGGACGTGCCGACGTGGCGCTGATGGAATGGTGGAGCGATCAGCCGGGCTTTTGCGAGTACGGCTGGCGGAAGGAGCCACTGGTTATCATTGTCGCGCCCGACCATCCTTGGGCAGCACGCAATGGCGTCGAGGCTGAGGAGCTCGCAGGCCAGATCCTGTTGGGCGGCGAACCTGGAACAGGAACGAACACGATCCTGAGGAAACAACTCGGTGCCGTCGCGGGTACGGCCGTCGGCGGCTTGGGAAATACGGAGGCGGTCAAACGGGCTGTCCGCGCCGGTCGAGGCATCTCGCTTGTCATCGCAGCGGCGGTGACGGATGAAATCAAAGCGGGCCAGCTCGTCGCAGTGCCGCTCAGCGGAATTGAACTCACGAAAGAATTGAAAATCATTTCGCCGGCCGGATTGCCGGAAGCTGCGCCCGCTTCGCGCTTTGTCGGCCATGTTCTCAGCAATGCTTGTTCTGGTTGA
- the alkB gene encoding DNA oxidative demethylase AlkB — translation MTADLFSCLPIVRASREEMAEGAVLLRSFVGDREAELIAALRDIVAVAPFRRMFTPGGHRMSVAMTNCGSGGWVTDRSGYRYSPDDPETGKPWPAMPPMLRELADSAALSGGFAGFAPDVCLINRYVPGAKMSLHQDKDELDFGAPIVSVSLGLPAIFMFGGLKRSDKPRRFRLEHGDIAVWGGPSRLFYHGVAPLAEGNHPLMGPQRLNLTFRKIR, via the coding sequence TTGACGGCGGATCTGTTTTCTTGCCTTCCCATTGTGCGGGCTTCACGGGAAGAGATGGCCGAAGGCGCCGTGCTCTTGCGCTCCTTCGTCGGTGACCGTGAAGCGGAGCTGATCGCCGCACTGCGCGACATCGTGGCGGTTGCGCCGTTCCGGCGCATGTTCACCCCGGGCGGGCATCGGATGTCGGTTGCGATGACCAATTGCGGCAGCGGGGGCTGGGTCACCGACCGCAGCGGCTACCGCTATAGTCCTGACGATCCCGAAACCGGCAAGCCGTGGCCGGCGATGCCTCCAATGCTTCGAGAGCTCGCCGATAGTGCCGCGCTAAGCGGAGGTTTTGCCGGATTTGCGCCGGACGTTTGCCTGATCAACCGCTACGTTCCCGGTGCGAAGATGTCGTTGCACCAGGACAAGGACGAACTCGATTTTGGCGCACCGATCGTTTCGGTGTCATTGGGCCTGCCTGCAATCTTTATGTTCGGCGGCCTGAAGCGAAGCGACAAGCCGCGCCGTTTTCGCCTGGAGCACGGCGATATCGCGGTGTGGGGCGGGCCGTCGCGGTTGTTCTATCACGGCGTCGCACCGCTTGCGGAAGGCAATCATCCCCTGATGGGACCGCAGCGTCTCAATCTGACGTTCCGCAAAATTCGGTGA
- a CDS encoding 2OG-Fe(II) oxygenase: MKTSAQKTTPGFESDAAARVAAIDWSKAAGDLDAQGCTVLKGLLTADECRALAELYPEDKIFRSRVVMGRHGFGRGEYKYFAYPLPEPIAELRPLLYARLQSIANSWNQAMGIDIRYPESHEAFLERCHKAGQLRPTPLLLQYEEGDYNCLHQDLYGEHVFPLQVAILLSEPRRDFEGGEFVLTEQRPRMQSRAEVVPLRQGDGVAFAVHVRPVQGTRGVYRVNMRHGVSRLRSGRRHTVGVIFHDAK; encoded by the coding sequence ATGAAGACATCAGCACAAAAGACCACGCCCGGATTTGAATCCGACGCTGCCGCCCGTGTGGCGGCGATCGACTGGAGCAAGGCTGCGGGCGATCTCGATGCACAGGGTTGCACCGTGCTGAAGGGATTGCTCACGGCCGACGAATGCCGCGCGTTGGCTGAACTCTATCCCGAGGACAAGATCTTTCGCAGCCGGGTTGTGATGGGCCGCCACGGATTCGGTCGCGGCGAATACAAGTATTTCGCCTACCCGCTGCCGGAGCCGATTGCGGAATTACGGCCGCTGCTCTACGCCCGCCTTCAATCCATCGCTAACAGCTGGAATCAAGCGATGGGGATCGATATCCGCTATCCCGAAAGCCACGAGGCATTTCTGGAGCGCTGCCACAAAGCGGGCCAGCTCCGGCCGACGCCGCTGCTCCTGCAATACGAGGAGGGTGACTACAACTGCCTGCATCAGGACCTCTATGGCGAGCATGTGTTCCCGTTGCAGGTGGCGATCCTGTTGTCGGAACCCCGTCGTGATTTCGAAGGCGGCGAGTTCGTGCTGACCGAGCAGCGGCCGCGGATGCAGTCGCGTGCGGAAGTGGTACCGCTGCGCCAGGGTGACGGCGTGGCGTTTGCTGTGCATGTCCGCCCGGTGCAGGGGACGCGTGGTGTCTATCGTGTCAATATGCGTCACGGCGTCAGCCGGCTCCGTTCCGGCCGCCGTCATACGGTCGGCGTGATCTTCCATGATGCCAAGTGA
- a CDS encoding DUF2848 domain-containing protein, translated as MFDLTFTIETRDGGTTPLTLAIDQAVIAGWTGRDPVARDKHIAELEAIGIARPATTPIYYRCSARRLTQEDSIEVCGGNSSGEVEFVLVGWQGRTFVGLGSDHTDRKVEGYSVTVSKQMCDKPMASTLWELEDVIGHWDRLILRSHAWIAGKRELYQEGTLEAMLPVSELLKRGFAGGKLPDGCAMFGGTFAAKGGIRPSSRFECELEDPVLKRSIRHAYDVVELPVLG; from the coding sequence ATGTTTGACCTGACCTTTACCATCGAAACCAGGGATGGCGGCACCACGCCGCTGACGCTTGCGATCGACCAGGCGGTGATCGCCGGCTGGACCGGGCGTGATCCGGTCGCGCGCGACAAGCACATCGCCGAGCTTGAGGCGATCGGCATCGCGCGGCCGGCAACGACACCGATCTATTACCGTTGCTCGGCGCGGCGGCTGACACAGGAAGACAGCATCGAGGTCTGCGGCGGAAATTCCAGCGGCGAGGTCGAGTTCGTTCTGGTCGGCTGGCAGGGCCGGACCTTCGTCGGCCTCGGCTCCGACCATACCGACCGCAAGGTTGAGGGCTACAGCGTCACGGTGTCGAAGCAGATGTGCGACAAGCCGATGGCCTCGACATTGTGGGAACTCGAAGACGTCATCGGTCATTGGGACCGCCTGATCCTGCGTTCCCATGCCTGGATCGCGGGCAAGCGGGAGCTCTATCAGGAGGGTACGCTGGAGGCGATGCTGCCGGTCTCGGAACTGCTCAAGCGCGGCTTTGCCGGCGGCAAGCTGCCGGACGGTTGCGCCATGTTCGGCGGCACGTTTGCCGCCAAGGGCGGCATCCGGCCGTCCAGCCGGTTCGAGTGCGAACTTGAGGACCCCGTCCTGAAGCGCAGCATCCGCCACGCCTATGATGTCGTCGAGCTACCCGTGCTGGGTTAG